From the genome of Gracilinanus agilis isolate LMUSP501 chromosome 2, AgileGrace, whole genome shotgun sequence, one region includes:
- the ATMIN gene encoding ATM interactor — MKMHAEKKHKCDKCSNSYGTEWDLKRHAEDCGKTFQCTCGCPYASRTALQSHIYRTGHEIPAEHRDPPGKKRKMENSLHNQQLSDKALESLINKPTTRADTQDLETSEIKLVTSFEDSCNSNARKQTLTPPRYTQKLLLPKPKVALVKLPVMQFSHLPIFVPTADSSVQPTVVGVDNQGSVTSTVHLLPLSIGTLILGLDSEGFLRKESLPLSKIVNPVAVEPISTGVQVNLGKNPTNTLQELGNVCQKNKISSTNVQTDVSYTSQALMSPSPWAPPDSSVSSCSQTDLTFGSQVSLPISVQTQTFLPSSKLTSSIAAQTDTFTHACLQPCGISRETQTNGIQSSADATMSMNQAVMCNDIFENVHAYNVSTPNIANNSLVTAPISHSLLPQDGCKNLSQDVVKSTSIMNFSTQNNILPSQNMTDNQTQTIDLLNDLENILSGNLPGQTLDSRGLLADGNTGTDTQLSSGSTQNPGIDFDIEEFFSASNIQTQTEESDLSNINTEPVLESLDIETQTDFLLADNTTQSYSCRGNSNFLGLEMFDTQTQTDLNFFLDTSPHMPLANILKHSSFSMSTDSSDTETQTEGLSAAKNIPGLEKVQLNSTETQTMSSGFETLGNLFFTSNETQTAMDDFLLADLAWNTMESQFSSVETQTCAELCSVSNF, encoded by the exons ATGAAAATGCATGCTGAAAAGAAGCATAAATGTGATAAATGTAGCAACTCTTATGGTACTGAATGGGACTTAAAACGACATGCAGAGGATTGTGGCAAGACTTTCCAGTGCACGTGTGGCTGTCCATATGCCAGCAGAACAGCATTGCAGTCACATATTTATCGAACTGGCCATGAGATCCCTGCAGAGCACAG AGATCCACCtggtaagaaaaggaaaatggaaaactcTCTGCATAATCAACAGTTGTCCGATAAGGCACTTGAATCACTGATCAACAAGCCAACCACTAGAGCAGACACTCAAGACCTGGAAACTTCAGAAATAAAGCTGGTGACTTCTTTTGAAGATTCTTGCAACTCTAATGCCAGAAAGCAAACCCTTACACCTCCAAGATACACTCAGAAGCTGCTTTTGCCAAAGCCCAAAGTGGCTTTGGTTAAGCTTCCTGTTATGCAGTTTTCACATTTGCCTATCTTTGTGCCTACAGCAGACTCTTCAGTCCAGCCTACAGTAGTCGGTGTTGATAATCAAGGGTCTGTCACAAGTACTGTTCATCTACTTCCTTTGTCAATAGGAACCTTGATACTAGGATTGGATTCAGAGGGTTTCTTACGTAAGGAAAGCTTACCACTTTCAAAAATAGTCAACCCTGTTGCTGTTGAGCCCATTAGTACAGGTGTACAAGTGAATCTGGGCAAAAATCCAACTAATACTTTACAAGAATTAGGAAATGTgtgtcaaaagaataaaatttcttctaccaatgTACAAACAGATGTATCTTATACTTCACAAGCTCTCATGTCACCTTCACCATGGGCCCCTCCCGATTCCTCTGTATCTTCATGTTCCCAAACAGATTTAACATTTGGctctcaagtttctcttcccATCAGTGTTCAAACTCAGACATTTTTACCCAGCTCTAAGCTAACCTCATCTATAGCAGCACAGACAGACACCTTTACTCATGCTTGTCTCCAGCCATGTGGGATCTCTCGAGAAACTCAGACCAATGGAATCCAGAGTTCAGCAGATGCCACAATGTCGATGAACCAAGCTGTCATGTGTAATGATATTTTTGAGAATGTCCATGCATATAATGTTTCTACCCCAAACATTGCAAACAATAGTTTAGTCACTGCTCCCATATCTCATAGTTTGTTACCTCAGGATGGCTGTAAGAATTTGAGTCAGGATGTTGTAAAATCCACATCCATTATGAATTTCAGCACACAAAATAATATACTCCCATCACAAAACATGACTGATAACCAAACCCAAACAATAGATTTGTtaaatgatctggaaaatataCTGTCTGGTAATCTGCCCGGCCAGACTTTGGATAGCCGAGGTCTCCTGGCTGACGGTAACACTGGGACTGACACTCAGCTGTCATCTGGGTCTACCCAGAATCCAGGAATTGATTTTGACATCGAAGAGTTTTTTTCAGCTTCAAATATCCAAACTCAAACAGAAGAGAGTGACCTCAGCAACATAAACACTGAACCAGTCTTGGAATCTCTGGATATCGAAACCCAGACAGACTTCTTGCTGGCAGATAACACCACTCAGTCTTACAGTTGTAGGGGGAATTCCAACTTCCTAGGGCTGGAAATGTTTGATACTCAAACACAGACAGATTTAAACTTCTTCTTAGACACTAGTCCTCATATGCCTCTGGCAAATATTCTGAAGCACTCTAGTTTTTCCATGAGTACAGATTCATCTGACACAGAAACTCAAACTGAAGGACTCTCTGCTGCTAAAAATATTCCTGGTTTAGAAAAAGTCCAGTTGAATAGTACAGAAACTCAGACTATGAGTAGTGGTTTTGAAACCCTTGGGAATTTGTTCTTTACCAGCAATGAAACTCAGACTGCAATGGATGACTTTCTTTTGGCTGATTTGGCCTGGAATACGATGGAGTCTCAGTTCAGTTCTGTAGAAACACAGACGTGTGCTGAACTGTGTTCTGTGTCAAACTTCTAA